Proteins encoded together in one Caulobacter sp. X window:
- a CDS encoding FAD-binding oxidoreductase, which translates to MASIRNWTGERVQARQAVLPREDVDVRALTASGATFSNAGARRSYSDICLPGTGLAIDHVERVGLVSADWRTGRICVEAGVRLTDLCRLTSEHGWMPFVLPGTGEATVGGCVANDVHGKNHPSAGAFGDHVEAIRLSRSTSDRDFVVRRGDPLFGATIGGLGLTGAILDVSLRLVAVQSAYLHVQTVPMGSASEYVALEAQAPQGPFRAAWVDLTDPRLGGYYISAAWAEDGDYSAPRSRAVAVPFSPPFSLVSRPATAAFSWFYRTQFKRARSQRLHYSQALWPLDAIRNWNRLYGPRGFLQYQVVTPTLDAVLRICAIAGRSGLATPLTVLKTFGDRPAAGWLSFARRGYTLAVDFRPSKALPSVLEAMDEVVRDAGGAWYPAKYRALKREDFLQAFPRWPELLAARDPAATSAFYERMR; encoded by the coding sequence ATGGCGAGCATCCGGAATTGGACGGGCGAACGGGTCCAGGCACGGCAAGCGGTGCTTCCACGCGAAGACGTCGACGTCCGCGCGCTCACGGCGAGCGGAGCGACGTTTTCGAACGCGGGCGCGCGCCGTTCGTATTCGGATATATGCCTCCCAGGCACAGGCCTGGCCATCGACCACGTCGAGCGTGTGGGACTGGTCTCAGCCGACTGGAGAACCGGGCGGATATGCGTCGAGGCCGGGGTGCGGCTAACCGACCTTTGCAGACTGACCTCGGAGCATGGGTGGATGCCGTTCGTCCTTCCGGGGACCGGTGAGGCGACCGTGGGCGGCTGTGTCGCTAACGACGTGCATGGCAAGAACCATCCGAGCGCCGGCGCTTTTGGGGATCACGTCGAAGCGATCCGGCTATCGCGATCGACGAGCGACCGGGACTTTGTGGTCAGGCGTGGTGATCCATTATTCGGCGCCACAATCGGCGGGCTTGGGCTGACGGGCGCCATCTTGGATGTGAGTTTGCGCCTCGTGGCCGTCCAGTCGGCCTATCTTCACGTCCAGACGGTCCCGATGGGGAGCGCGAGCGAGTATGTGGCGCTCGAAGCGCAGGCTCCCCAAGGCCCGTTTCGCGCCGCGTGGGTAGATCTGACCGACCCTCGGCTTGGCGGCTACTACATATCGGCGGCTTGGGCTGAAGACGGAGATTATTCCGCCCCACGGTCGCGTGCGGTGGCGGTGCCGTTCAGCCCGCCGTTCAGCCTAGTTTCGCGGCCGGCGACGGCGGCCTTCAGCTGGTTCTATCGAACGCAGTTCAAGCGAGCGCGGTCGCAGCGCCTTCACTACAGCCAAGCGCTTTGGCCCCTGGACGCAATTCGAAACTGGAATCGTCTCTATGGACCGCGCGGCTTTCTTCAGTACCAGGTCGTCACGCCAACGCTCGACGCTGTCCTGCGGATCTGCGCGATCGCAGGTCGAAGCGGACTTGCGACACCTCTGACCGTCCTAAAGACATTCGGGGACCGACCAGCGGCCGGGTGGCTGAGCTTCGCCCGACGCGGCTACACGCTGGCCGTCGATTTCCGGCCGTCCAAGGCGCTGCCCTCGGTGCTCGAGGCGATGGACGAGGTCGTGCGCGACGCGGGCGGCGCCTGGTACCCGGCCAAGTACCGCGCCCTGAAGCGCGAAGACTTTCTGCAGGCCTTTCCGAGGTGGCCCGAACTTCTCGCCGCCCGCGACCCGGCCGCCACCTCGGCTTTCTACGAAAGGATGCGCTGA
- a CDS encoding UPF0149 family protein has protein sequence MTLSADNLGEDLERLDAFLMSDQLPDEALMLSEVDGFLTGIALGPEAIMPSEWLPVVWGGEEPVFDGLDQARLIMQALMNRYNEIVRRLQVGELDPVFLVGPGGEVIAADWAQGFLLAIQLREPAWAALTNSEEDGHLMLPILALCCDQNGEALIELPGEIEDELLKNAGEIIPECVLQIAAFWKARRRTPQSRSGRPKAGRNDLCPCGSGRKFKKCCAN, from the coding sequence ATGACCCTGTCGGCGGATAACCTCGGCGAGGATCTCGAACGTCTCGACGCCTTCCTGATGTCCGACCAGCTTCCAGACGAGGCCTTGATGCTCAGTGAGGTCGACGGGTTCCTCACCGGGATCGCGCTGGGCCCCGAAGCGATCATGCCCAGCGAATGGCTGCCGGTCGTCTGGGGTGGGGAGGAGCCGGTCTTCGACGGCCTCGACCAGGCGCGGTTGATCATGCAGGCCCTGATGAACCGCTACAATGAGATCGTGCGCCGGCTGCAGGTGGGCGAGCTCGACCCGGTGTTCCTGGTCGGCCCTGGCGGCGAGGTGATCGCCGCCGACTGGGCGCAGGGCTTCCTTCTGGCGATCCAGCTGCGCGAGCCGGCTTGGGCCGCGCTGACCAACTCCGAAGAGGATGGTCACCTGATGCTACCCATCCTGGCCCTATGTTGCGACCAGAACGGCGAAGCGCTGATCGAGCTGCCGGGGGAAATCGAGGACGAACTGCTCAAGAACGCCGGCGAGATCATCCCCGAGTGCGTCCTGCAAATCGCCGCCTTCTGGAAGGCCCGGCGCCGCACCCCCCAGTCCCGCTCAGGACGCCCCAAGGCCGGGCGCAACGACCTCTGCCCTTGCGGTTCCGGCCGCAAGTTCAAAAAGTGCTGCGCTAACTGA
- a CDS encoding transposase: MARMTLMSGPERRRRWRADERREILIDAFSPGAVVADVARRYDVSTSLIYKWRREVLAARDENGFVPAVVVDGAGVARPAVARDPAIVVELPHGARVTISADAAAALVTATLRALR, encoded by the coding sequence ATGGCTCGGATGACGTTGATGTCGGGGCCGGAGCGTCGGCGTCGCTGGCGGGCTGATGAGCGTCGGGAGATCCTAATCGATGCGTTTTCTCCTGGCGCCGTGGTGGCCGATGTGGCGCGTCGGTACGACGTCTCCACCAGCCTGATCTACAAGTGGCGACGCGAGGTGCTGGCGGCTCGAGACGAGAACGGGTTTGTCCCGGCGGTTGTCGTTGATGGCGCCGGGGTCGCGCGGCCGGCGGTTGCCCGTGACCCGGCCATCGTCGTTGAGCTACCGCACGGCGCCCGTGTGACGATCAGCGCGGACGCGGCCGCCGCCCTGGTCACCGCGACGCTGCGGGCGCTGCGGTGA
- the tnpB gene encoding IS66 family insertion sequence element accessory protein TnpB (TnpB, as the term is used for proteins encoded by IS66 family insertion elements, is considered an accessory protein, since TnpC, encoded by a neighboring gene, is a DDE family transposase.) — protein sequence MIPVPSGVRVWIATGHTDMRKGMLGLALLVQEQLKRDPHAGDLFVFRGRGGALIKILWHDGLGMSLYAKRLDRGRFVWPAAEGGAVALTSAQLGYMLEGIDWRNPQHTWRPTSAG from the coding sequence GTGATCCCGGTTCCGTCGGGCGTCCGGGTCTGGATCGCCACCGGCCACACAGACATGCGCAAGGGGATGCTGGGTCTGGCCCTGCTGGTCCAGGAACAGCTGAAGCGCGATCCTCACGCCGGCGATCTGTTCGTGTTCCGTGGGCGTGGCGGCGCCTTGATCAAGATCCTCTGGCATGACGGCCTTGGCATGTCGCTCTACGCCAAGCGCCTGGATCGCGGACGGTTCGTCTGGCCGGCGGCGGAGGGCGGCGCGGTGGCCCTGACGTCCGCCCAGCTGGGCTACATGCTGGAGGGTATCGACTGGCGTAACCCCCAGCACACCTGGCGTCCGACCAGCGCCGGATAG
- a CDS encoding IS66 family transposase has product MDTALEALPDDVEALKAALLILRQELDVARADAAAAKAKVSDDQALIAHLKLQIAKLKRERFGVSSERTSRLLDQLELQLEELEASATEDELAAEKAAARATTPVRAFTRAKPSRQPFPEHLPRERVVIEAPKTCACCGGERLRKLGEDVTETLEVIPRQWKVIQTVREKVSCRDCEAIAQAPAPFHVLPRGWAGPGLLAMIVFEKFGQHQPLNRQAERYAREGVPLSLSTLADQVGGVTTALAPLVARITDHVLRAERLHGDDTTVPVLAKGQTDVGRLWTYVRDDAPFGGSSPPAAIFHYSRDRKGVHPQTHLAAWRGILQADAYGGYAELYKPDRLPGPILESGCWAHGRRKFFELADIETAERKKARGEKPRCVYPKALEAVRLIDGLFAVERRINGASPDERLAVRRQQSAPILAELEAWMDGTRQQLTSSHHIVKAINYLQRRWPAFTRFLDDGRVCLSNNAAERALRGVALGRKSWLFAGSDRGGQRAAAMYSLIVTAKLNNVDPQAWLADVLARINDLPASRLDELLPWNWRTNDPVGG; this is encoded by the coding sequence ATGGACACCGCCTTGGAGGCCCTGCCGGACGACGTCGAAGCGCTCAAGGCGGCGCTCCTGATCCTGCGTCAGGAGTTGGATGTGGCCCGGGCCGACGCCGCAGCGGCCAAGGCCAAGGTCTCCGACGACCAGGCGCTGATCGCCCATCTGAAGCTGCAAATCGCCAAGCTCAAGCGCGAGCGGTTCGGGGTGTCCTCCGAGCGGACCAGCCGGCTGCTTGATCAGTTGGAGCTGCAGCTGGAGGAGCTGGAAGCCTCCGCCACCGAGGATGAGCTCGCCGCTGAGAAGGCCGCTGCCCGGGCCACGACGCCGGTCAGGGCGTTCACCCGCGCCAAGCCCTCTCGTCAGCCCTTTCCCGAGCACCTGCCCCGCGAGCGCGTGGTGATAGAGGCGCCCAAGACCTGCGCCTGCTGCGGCGGCGAACGCCTGCGCAAGCTGGGCGAGGACGTCACCGAGACCCTGGAGGTGATCCCGCGCCAGTGGAAGGTCATCCAGACCGTTCGCGAGAAGGTCTCATGCCGCGATTGCGAGGCCATCGCCCAGGCCCCCGCGCCGTTCCATGTCCTGCCGCGCGGCTGGGCGGGTCCTGGCCTGCTGGCCATGATCGTCTTCGAGAAGTTCGGCCAGCACCAACCGCTCAATCGCCAGGCCGAGCGCTACGCCCGCGAGGGCGTGCCGCTCAGCCTGTCGACCCTGGCCGACCAGGTGGGCGGGGTGACCACGGCCCTGGCGCCCTTGGTCGCGCGGATCACCGACCATGTGCTCCGCGCCGAGCGCCTGCACGGCGATGACACGACCGTCCCCGTCCTGGCCAAGGGCCAGACCGACGTCGGTCGATTATGGACCTATGTGCGTGATGACGCGCCCTTCGGAGGATCATCGCCGCCGGCGGCTATCTTCCACTACTCGCGTGACCGCAAGGGCGTGCATCCCCAGACCCATCTGGCCGCGTGGCGCGGGATCCTCCAGGCCGACGCCTATGGCGGCTACGCCGAACTCTACAAGCCAGACCGACTGCCAGGACCGATCCTTGAGTCAGGCTGCTGGGCGCACGGCCGCCGCAAGTTCTTCGAGCTGGCCGATATCGAGACCGCCGAGCGCAAGAAGGCCAGAGGCGAGAAGCCCAGGTGCGTCTACCCCAAGGCCCTGGAGGCGGTGCGCCTGATCGACGGCCTGTTCGCCGTCGAGCGGCGGATCAATGGCGCGAGCCCTGACGAGCGCCTGGCGGTCCGCCGCCAGCAAAGCGCCCCGATCCTCGCCGAACTGGAAGCCTGGATGGACGGAACCCGTCAGCAGCTCACCAGCAGCCACCACATCGTCAAGGCGATCAACTATCTCCAGCGCCGTTGGCCCGCGTTCACCCGCTTCCTGGATGACGGCCGGGTCTGCCTCAGCAACAACGCCGCCGAGCGGGCCTTGCGCGGCGTCGCCCTGGGACGCAAGTCCTGGCTGTTCGCCGGCTCCGACCGCGGCGGCCAACGGGCGGCGGCCATGTACAGCCTCATCGTCACCGCCAAGCTCAACAACGTCGATCCCCAGGCCTGGCTCGCCGACGTCCTGGCTCGCATCAACGACCTGCCCGCCAGCCGCCTTGATGAGCTGCTGCCGTGGAACTGGAGGACGAATGACCCTGTCGGCGGATAA